Below is a window of Drosophila miranda strain MSH22 chromosome 3, D.miranda_PacBio2.1, whole genome shotgun sequence DNA.
tatcaggatcgacaTAAATATACACAAGATACTAATAGGGTacttgaatatgtctaaagaatatcaatttgagaaaaggtctttataaATCACGTTTCATCTctatataaaattaacaaaatagggtgtacaaaggcctatacacgcatcatgtctttaaataccagcaacactgcgactgattttttgttgaactattttgttcaaaccttgttttagccaaaatacaataaaaacaaGGACTAAAAATTAACCAAttgtgtagaaaattgatgcattaattggataaaattatgtgggcatggctaaatattctatatagctagtaatattcgtcggaatatcaaaatcgaggaatatgtaaaaagAACTTGAATTTGTCAGTATATtcacggtatatttttaaaatgagacggtatattttggtataatATTTTATTGAaaagtccgcggtcacactgagCTCCACTTTTTGTTTGTCATCCttgaatttaatttttaaaacgTTAAAAAAAGTGCAAGTATGGCATTGGCTGAAATTTGTAAGATATCCAATGCTTCGTACATGAAGCCCACTGCCTGGACTTCGGCCGATGCAAATGAAGACTTGAAGACATTTTCGTGCAACTTGGCGAACCCCTACACTTTGGCTGCTCCGCCATTCGAGAATGTGAGGGCAAAAATTTCTCGCTTACACAGAAGATAATTTCtattttcttgtatctttgcAGCCTATGCTCAATTTGAATCAAATTCAAGCAAATTCTGGTAAAACCGGCATCAAAATAGATTTCGATCATGGCACCACAACCCTGGGCTTCAAGTACCAAGGAGGCGTAATTTTGGCTGTTGATTCACGTGCCACTGGAGGCCAGTACATTGGCTCGCAGACAATGAAAAAGATTGTGGAAATCAACGACTTTCTGCTGGGAACCTTGGCCGGTGGTGCTGCCGATTGTGTTTACTGGGATCGTGTCCTGTCCAAGGAATGCCGCTTGCACGAACTGCGCAACAAGGAACGCATCTCGGTAGCCGCAGCCAGCAAGATCATGGCAAACATTGCCCACGAGTACAAAGGAATGGGTCTCAGCATGGGCATGATGCTGGCTGGTTATGATAAGCGTGGTCCCGGCCTTTACTATGTGGACTCTGAAGGTTCCCGCACGCCTGGAAATCTATTCTCCGTCGGCAGTGGCTCTTTGTTCGCTTATGGCGTGCTCGACTCTGGTTACCGCTGGGACTTGCAGGATAAGGAGGCGCAAGATCTGGGCCAGCGTGCCATTTACCATGCCACCTTCAGAGATGCTTACTCTGGTGGTATCATCCGAGTTTACCACATGACCCCAACTGGATGGATCAATGTTTCCAACACAGACTGCATGGAGTTGCACTACAAGTTCAAGAGTGAGAAGGAGGCTCAATAAAGAGAGTTGTGGAACTGTAGGAGAATATAATCATCCAGTCGAACGAAGTTTGTACACTAttggaaaataataataaaaacaaGCGGGAATAAATGTTTAATAGGCTTTTCATTGAATATTAGATTGGTTTTGTTCTTTTTCGGATCTCTGTTGGGTTATCATCTCTAGAGTCTCCTTGTGTCTCATTTCGGCTCGCTTCTGCTTAAAGGTGCGCTTGGTGTTCCTTCCGTCCACACGATTTCTTCGCAAGACACCACGTTCCATTGCCTGGCGTAGCTCTTGCGCCACATCAATGTCCGTCGGGATGTGAATTTGCCGGATCATGCGATTGCGAACCATAAAATTGTCGAATGGATGTTGCCCGCCATTGCGATCAATGAGAACGGCATTTGAGAGCTCACAGTTCATGTGTCCGTCGGCTATATCGACAACTCCAGCCACAGAAGTCTCATTTCGTAGGTCCATCAGCACAGAGTGTCCTTGCAGCATCACAGGCCAACAGTTGAGAGTGTTGGCAATTAAATACTTTTCTTGTGAACTGAATTTCTGCATTTTTATAGAATTTGCATGAATTTGATTTAAATTGTTTACAGGCTGCAAGGGTACAAGCAAACTTAAATTATCTTCGTTGAAAAAAAGGTTTAAGCGAAAAAGTTCAAGAAACAAAGAGTCGCTATATTGCGTGTAAGCCGTAGTATAtgcctttgtataccctattttttTAATTGTATATGATATTTATATGAAAATAAACGTAACTTCTAAAGACCTTTTCCCAAATTGAGattttttagacatattcatgtatatgatgagtgttttgtatatatatctcgatcctgatacctattcttggtcCCTACAAGAAGACATTAAGCtttaaaatatcgttgaaatattgaaaataatattaaataatattgaataatattaaaatatattgaaaataaattgtttttgcctgggatgacTACGTTTGTCACTATGttcacaattctataacatccatttcccccaggtTATGTGGTCATGGAATAggactcattgttgtcaaCTGGTTATGACGACTAATTCCTGGTTATTctttcttccgtcgaatattcccagctaAATCGAACATTTAGCTCaacccacataattttatacgattgatgaatcaattttctacttgattggcctattccaaatacttgcttttatttgatttcatataacgttgaaaattaaatttaatagattgatgaaatcgACAGAATATACCATCATATACCAGGGCTGCCAACTTGTTTTTAATAGGAAAATGTACAAAGTTAGGTACATTTCAGTACATTTTAAGATATCTGGAACTAAAACTAAGATTGTAGAGTGGTTTGCAGCCTTAGGCCTATATAGCTGTGCCACGCTCCAGATTCTGTTTGATCTCTGCAGTGTGCTCGCCATAGAAACGGTCCAGCTTCTTGTTGAACTTGGAGTTGCGCTCGTTGATGAAGTCCACATCGGCGTCGTCGTTGTATATGCGCCTTCTCGAGTACTTCTTTCTGCGTTCTATTTGCTGGTCCAGATCGTTGACCATTTTGTTGATGGCTGCCGGAGTGTCTTTTGTCAGGGCATGCAATGTTGTGTGTGGACCTCCGTAGAAGGCCTCTCCGAGCTCAGCCTTTTGTTTCTCATACTTTTCCATGTCTCGTGCGGGCATACCTT
It encodes the following:
- the LOC108160588 gene encoding proteasome subunit beta type-5; translated protein: MALAEICKISNASYMKPTAWTSADANEDLKTFSCNLANPYTLAAPPFENPMLNLNQIQANSGKTGIKIDFDHGTTTLGFKYQGGVILAVDSRATGGQYIGSQTMKKIVEINDFLLGTLAGGAADCVYWDRVLSKECRLHELRNKERISVAAASKIMANIAHEYKGMGLSMGMMLAGYDKRGPGLYYVDSEGSRTPGNLFSVGSGSLFAYGVLDSGYRWDLQDKEAQDLGQRAIYHATFRDAYSGGIIRVYHMTPTGWINVSNTDCMELHYKFKSEKEAQ
- the LOC108160589 gene encoding U7 snRNA-associated Sm-like protein LSm10, giving the protein MQKFSSQEKYLIANTLNCWPVMLQGHSVLMDLRNETSVAGVVDIADGHMNCELSNAVLIDRNGGQHPFDNFMVRNRMIRQIHIPTDIDVAQELRQAMERGVLRRNRVDGRNTKRTFKQKRAEMRHKETLEMITQQRSEKEQNQSNIQ